A section of the Harmonia axyridis chromosome 2, icHarAxyr1.1, whole genome shotgun sequence genome encodes:
- the LOC123673572 gene encoding zinc finger Y-chromosomal protein-like isoform X6, with protein sequence MYPKKYMSIHNRRVKTELEEMGQDNDMISFDYDDQHTIDEQYTENIKTEDIKIGDMKTEDVRIDKIDIVYQFIDENGIRPSNGYESEIEALSSEHKSSNKYQIRNYMDAVPLNEQKQECLVCEYRTNCKTHLKRHFDEVHLNIRKYKCEFCEYAVNRKETLKLHIMGVHSDKRDHKCHLCNFSSAYKKNIKMHIDAVHLNKREYKCVFCEFETYQKGNLEKHIKAIHLSKQKHIKAVHLNKQKLRCHLCNFASAYRYNLKRHIVAVHSNKREYKCVFCEFAANQKGHLENHIKFVHLLIREHKCPLCNYFSAHKNNLERHIAGVHSNKREHKCEFCEYAAKQKEVLKNHIKAVHLDKREQRCHMCNFASTCKQSIKRHIDAVHLNMNGKGGVDEEMNVIGFNKRENIC encoded by the exons TGACCAGCATACAATTGACGAGCAGTATACTGAAAATATAAAGACTGAAGATATAAAAATTGGAGATATGAAGACTGAAGACGTTAGAATTGATAAAATAGATATTGTTTACCAGTTCATTGATGAGAATGGAATAAGACCATCCAATGGATATGAATCAG AAATTGAAGCCTTGAGCAGTGAACATAAGTCATCTAATAAATATCAGATTAGGAATTATATGGATGCTGTTCCTTTGAATGAACAAAAACAAGAATGTCTAGTATGCGAGTATAGAACAAATTGCAAGACACATTTAAAACGGCATTTTGATGAGGTTCATTTGAATATACGAAAATATAAATGTGAGTTTTGTGAGTATGCAGTTAATCGGAAGGAAACCCTCAAACTTCATATAATGGGTGTTCATTCGGATAAACGAGACCATAAATGTCACCTGTGCAACTTTTCTTCAGCTTATAAAAAGAAcatcaaaatgcatatagatgcagttcatttgaataaacgaGAATATAAATGTGTGTTTTGTGAGTTTGAAACTTATCAGAAGGGAAACCTTGAAAAACATATTAAGGCTATTCATTTGTCCAAACAAAAACATATAAAggctgttcatttgaataaacaaAAACTTAGATGTCACCTGTGCAACTTTGCTTCAGCTTATAGATACaacctcaaaaggcatatagttGCAGTTCATTCGAATAAACGAGAATATAAATGTGTGTTTTGTGAGTTTGCAGCTAACCAGAAGGGCCACCTTGAAAATCATATTAAGTTTGTTCATTTGCTTAtacgagaacataaatgtcccCTGTGCAACTATTTTTCAGCTCATAAAAATAATCTTGAAAGGCATATAGCTGGAGTTCACTCGAATaaacgagaacataaatgtgaGTTTTGTGAGTATGCTGCTAAACAAAAAGAAGTACTTAAAAACCATATAAAGGCTGTTCATTTGGATAAACGAGAACAGAGATGTCACATGTGCAACTTTGCTTCAACTTGTAAACAGAGCATTAAAAGGCATATAGATGCAGTTCATTTGAATATGAACGGAAAGGGAGGAGTCGATGAAGAAATGAATGTTATTGGCTTCAATAAACGAGAAAATATCTGTTAA
- the LOC123673572 gene encoding zinc finger protein 64-like isoform X7, whose amino-acid sequence MKTEDVRIDKIDIVYQFIDENGIRPSNGYESEIEALSSEHKSSNKYQIRNYMDAVPLNEQKQECLVCEYRTNCKTHLKRHFDEVHLNIRKYKCEFCEYAVNRKETLKLHIMGVHSDKRDHKCHLCNFSSAYKKNIKMHIDAVHLNKREYKCVFCEFETYQKGNLEKHIKAIHLSKQKHIKAVHLNKQKLRCHLCNFASAYRYNLKRHIVAVHSNKREYKCVFCEFAANQKGHLENHIKFVHLLIREHKCPLCNYFSAHKNNLERHIAGVHSNKREHKCEFCEYAAKQKEVLKNHIKAVHLDKREQRCHMCNFASTCKQSIKRHIDAVHLNMNGKGGVDEEMNVIGFNKRENIC is encoded by the exons ATGAAGACTGAAGACGTTAGAATTGATAAAATAGATATTGTTTACCAGTTCATTGATGAGAATGGAATAAGACCATCCAATGGATATGAATCAG AAATTGAAGCCTTGAGCAGTGAACATAAGTCATCTAATAAATATCAGATTAGGAATTATATGGATGCTGTTCCTTTGAATGAACAAAAACAAGAATGTCTAGTATGCGAGTATAGAACAAATTGCAAGACACATTTAAAACGGCATTTTGATGAGGTTCATTTGAATATACGAAAATATAAATGTGAGTTTTGTGAGTATGCAGTTAATCGGAAGGAAACCCTCAAACTTCATATAATGGGTGTTCATTCGGATAAACGAGACCATAAATGTCACCTGTGCAACTTTTCTTCAGCTTATAAAAAGAAcatcaaaatgcatatagatgcagttcatttgaataaacgaGAATATAAATGTGTGTTTTGTGAGTTTGAAACTTATCAGAAGGGAAACCTTGAAAAACATATTAAGGCTATTCATTTGTCCAAACAAAAACATATAAAggctgttcatttgaataaacaaAAACTTAGATGTCACCTGTGCAACTTTGCTTCAGCTTATAGATACaacctcaaaaggcatatagttGCAGTTCATTCGAATAAACGAGAATATAAATGTGTGTTTTGTGAGTTTGCAGCTAACCAGAAGGGCCACCTTGAAAATCATATTAAGTTTGTTCATTTGCTTAtacgagaacataaatgtcccCTGTGCAACTATTTTTCAGCTCATAAAAATAATCTTGAAAGGCATATAGCTGGAGTTCACTCGAATaaacgagaacataaatgtgaGTTTTGTGAGTATGCTGCTAAACAAAAAGAAGTACTTAAAAACCATATAAAGGCTGTTCATTTGGATAAACGAGAACAGAGATGTCACATGTGCAACTTTGCTTCAACTTGTAAACAGAGCATTAAAAGGCATATAGATGCAGTTCATTTGAATATGAACGGAAAGGGAGGAGTCGATGAAGAAATGAATGTTATTGGCTTCAATAAACGAGAAAATATCTGTTAA